In Haliotis asinina isolate JCU_RB_2024 chromosome 16, JCU_Hal_asi_v2, whole genome shotgun sequence, the following are encoded in one genomic region:
- the LOC137267791 gene encoding uncharacterized protein, whose protein sequence is MSIIIIVFLADGCVVCKTLGHKYEEEYKKGPRHAKIQLHAEYNIIRGKKSKEKSSVLEKVAKAASALRNSGGGVLLVHLEGTSPEDRCLEFFDEFVGRTFTNLLEGGELYTDSYERYFLSDQPEFKDACDFVVVKVNKTAGLATVDFNTKANNDCENLDINSLILSEVLGKEETKEKNQASLRNLPQNVNTFHEDRHIQLKAFKDNTEEIKRKQADVAKLTDHIWHNLKLKDNITSMSKLIQGGSYYLGVNEKKVVTQRGYQTKVAEVVGFKLHVSQASLIENIYKKVETDLCVLTRKGGFTNAPRDLINIAFHPVPQSELYVLEIAIRYCDGVVFYDRQGPRSYILDEKDHIVRRMRSCDWLKNSDILTTTSLKPQLQTTDQFPDTI, encoded by the coding sequence ATGTCTATAATCATCATTGTATTCCTTGCAGATGGATGTGTTGTGTGTAAAACATTAGGACACAAGTACGAAGAAGAATACAAGAAAGGTCCACGCCACGCAAAGATACAACTCCATGCAGAATACAACATCATCCGGGGAAAGAAAAGCAAAGAGAAGTCATCAGTCTTGGAGAAAGTAGCAAAAGCAGCATCAGCGTTACGGAACAGTGGCGGGGGAGTGTTGCTAGTTCACTTAGAGGGGACATCACCAGAAGATAGATGTCTCGAGTTCTTTGATGAATTTGTAGGTAGGACTTTCACAAACTTACTGGAAGGCGGCGAACTGTATACTGATTCATATGAAAGATACTTTCTTAGTGATCAACCGGAATTCAAGGACGCGTGTGACTTTGTTGTTGTTAAAGTTAACAAAACAGCAGGTTTAGCTACAGTTGATTTCAACACCAAGGCAAACAATGACTGTGAGAACCTAGATATAAATTCACTGATCCTATCTGAAGTATTGGGTAAAGAAGAAACAAAGGAAAAGAACCAAGCGTCTCTCAGGAATCTGCCCCAAAATGTGAACACGTTTCATGAGGATCGACATATACAGTTGAAAGCGTTTAAAGACAACACGGAAGAGATAAAGCGTAAACAAGCTGACGTTGCAAAGCTGACTGATCATATCTGGCACAATCTTAAACTGAAAGATAACATCACTTCTATGTCAAAGCTGATTCAAGGTGGGTCATACTACCTGGGAGTTAACGAAAAGAAAGTTGTCACACAGAGAGGTTATCAAACAAAAGTTGCAGAAGTTGTTGGTTTCAAACTACATGTGAGTCAGGCATCCTTGATCGAGAATATCTACAAGAAGGTTGAGACTGATCTGTGTGTTCTGACCAGGAAGGGAGGGTTCACAAACGCTCCTAGAGACCTGATAAACATAGCATTCCACCCTGTCCCACAGTCCGAGTTGTACGTTTTGGAAATAGCCATTCGATATTGCGACGGTGTTGTTTTCTATGACAGACAAGGACCAAGGTCGTACATTCTTGATGAAAAAGACCACATTGTTCGAAGGATGAGAAGTTGTGATTGGCTTAAAAATTCGGACATTCTCACTACAACGTCTCTTAAACCTCAGTTACAGACAACAGACCAGTTCCCTGACACTATCTAA